The following proteins are co-located in the Micromonospora viridifaciens genome:
- a CDS encoding YciI family protein, whose protein sequence is MTRYLISFNDGAMDHIPDEDWPDVGKASHAVVQEAVNAGVFVFGAGLERQRASVVATDGMATDGPYPETKEVIGGFVVVDVASREEAVTWAAKIAGACRCAQEVRELMPDPETDAMLRRADR, encoded by the coding sequence ATGACGCGGTACTTGATCTCGTTCAATGACGGTGCGATGGACCACATCCCCGACGAGGATTGGCCCGACGTGGGCAAGGCCTCGCACGCGGTGGTCCAGGAGGCCGTGAACGCCGGCGTGTTTGTGTTCGGCGCTGGACTCGAACGCCAGAGGGCGAGCGTCGTGGCCACGGACGGGATGGCCACCGATGGCCCGTACCCGGAGACCAAGGAGGTCATTGGCGGGTTCGTGGTCGTCGACGTGGCCTCACGCGAGGAGGCGGTGACGTGGGCTGCCAAGATTGCCGGCGCTTGCCGCTGCGCGCAAGAGGTTCGGGAGCTCATGCCCGATCCCGAAACAGACGCGATGCTTCGCCGGGCTGACAGGTGA